The following proteins are encoded in a genomic region of Pelorhabdus rhamnosifermentans:
- the recA gene encoding recombinase RecA — protein MDKVKALEMAMHQIEKDFGKGSIMKLGDAAAKMNIEVIPTGALSLDVALGVGGIPRGRCIEIYGPESSGKTTVALHMIAEAQKLGGIAAFIDAEHALDPSYARNLGVDIDNLLISQPDYGEQALDIADALVRSAAVDLIVVDSVAALVPKAEIEGEMGDSHVGLHARLMSQALRKLTGIVSKSCTTIVFINQIREKVGVMFGNPEVTTGGRALKFYASIRLEVRKSEAIKQGNDIVGSRTRVKVVKNKVAPPFRQAEFDIMYGQGISREGCIVDMGTELEIINKSGTWYSYDEARLGQGRENVKEYFKRHPDISNNIEAKIRDMLAIGEVKSSNEKQEGDRPVEE, from the coding sequence ATGGATAAGGTGAAGGCACTTGAAATGGCTATGCATCAAATAGAAAAAGATTTCGGTAAAGGTTCGATCATGAAGCTGGGTGACGCAGCGGCAAAAATGAACATTGAAGTGATTCCAACAGGTGCCCTTTCTCTGGATGTTGCACTTGGCGTAGGTGGAATTCCGCGTGGACGCTGTATTGAAATCTATGGTCCTGAATCGTCAGGTAAAACGACAGTTGCCTTGCATATGATTGCAGAAGCTCAAAAGTTGGGTGGTATCGCTGCTTTTATCGATGCCGAACATGCACTTGATCCAAGTTATGCTCGTAATTTAGGTGTTGATATTGATAACCTTTTGATTTCACAGCCTGATTATGGTGAACAGGCCTTAGATATTGCCGATGCTCTTGTTCGGAGTGCTGCTGTAGACCTGATTGTTGTGGACTCTGTGGCAGCACTTGTGCCTAAAGCGGAAATTGAAGGTGAAATGGGTGATTCTCATGTGGGTCTTCATGCTAGACTCATGTCACAGGCTCTTCGAAAGCTTACGGGGATTGTCAGCAAATCATGTACAACCATTGTTTTTATTAATCAAATTCGTGAAAAAGTTGGCGTTATGTTTGGTAATCCTGAAGTCACAACAGGTGGCCGTGCCTTGAAATTTTATGCCTCCATTCGATTAGAAGTCAGAAAGAGTGAAGCTATTAAACAAGGTAATGATATTGTTGGTTCGCGGACGCGCGTGAAAGTGGTAAAAAATAAAGTGGCGCCCCCTTTTCGGCAGGCTGAATTTGATATTATGTATGGCCAGGGGATTTCGCGTGAAGGCTGTATCGTTGATATGGGGACTGAATTAGAAATTATCAATAAAAGTGGTACTTGGTATTCTTACGATGAGGCACGCTTGGGTCAAGGCCGGGAAAATGTCAAAGAGTATTTTAAAAGGCATCCTGATATTTCAAATAATATTGAAGCAAAAATTCGGGATATGCTAGCGATTGGCGAAGTAAAATCATCCAATGAAAAGCAAGAAGGGGATCGGCCTGTTGAAGAGTAA
- a CDS encoding stage V sporulation protein S has protein sequence MEILKVAAKSNPNSVAGALAGVLREHGSAELQAIGAGALNQAVKAVAIARGFVAPHGVDLICIPAFTDILIDGEERTAIKLIIEPR, from the coding sequence GTGGAGATTTTAAAAGTTGCAGCAAAGTCGAATCCAAATTCTGTCGCAGGAGCTTTGGCAGGTGTACTTAGAGAACATGGCAGTGCGGAATTGCAAGCTATTGGTGCAGGTGCATTGAATCAAGCTGTAAAAGCAGTCGCTATTGCGCGTGGATTTGTTGCTCCACATGGTGTAGATTTAATTTGTATCCCTGCCTTTACAGATATTTTAATTGATGGTGAAGAGCGTACTGCCATCAAATTGATTATTGAACCGCGATAA
- a CDS encoding VgrG-related protein translates to MSSLGSLSAKYESNSDCAAVSINECDGGGVSFGIYQFSSVQGVVQDFVQFLKRQQPPLNQYGIQLEEAGDPKNTGFQTKWQTIGSIDPGGFTDLQEAYVRPIYFDAGAQNLLNWYCFDIYEHSAALQAVLWSNCVQHGSYYGAEVFDDAAKCAGRKLVDMSDYDVIYNIYEVKLTDLSWSSGSPEERPGLFFRWKNERLDALDMLNE, encoded by the coding sequence ATGAGTAGTTTAGGCAGCTTATCAGCGAAATACGAATCAAATAGTGATTGTGCAGCCGTTTCCATTAATGAATGTGATGGAGGGGGTGTTTCTTTTGGCATTTATCAGTTTTCATCAGTCCAAGGTGTTGTGCAAGACTTTGTACAATTTTTAAAAAGACAACAGCCCCCGCTTAATCAATACGGCATTCAATTAGAGGAGGCGGGTGATCCTAAGAATACTGGGTTTCAAACCAAATGGCAAACAATCGGATCGATTGATCCAGGTGGATTCACAGATCTGCAGGAAGCTTATGTTCGTCCAATTTATTTTGATGCGGGAGCTCAAAATTTATTAAATTGGTATTGCTTTGACATTTATGAGCACAGCGCAGCTCTTCAAGCAGTGTTATGGTCTAATTGCGTGCAGCATGGCAGCTATTATGGGGCGGAAGTATTTGACGATGCAGCAAAATGTGCTGGTCGAAAACTGGTAGATATGAGTGATTATGATGTTATTTATAATATTTATGAAGTAAAATTGACGGATTTGAGTTGGTCGAGTGGGAGTCCTGAAGAACGGCCGGGACTGTTCTTCCGCTGGAAAAATGAACGACTAGATGCTCTTGATATGTTAAATGAATAA
- the miaB gene encoding tRNA (N6-isopentenyl adenosine(37)-C2)-methylthiotransferase MiaB: protein MTDFNKTNASHAKSAFIITYGCQMNEADSEKLMGQLEKCGYISARALEEADLILINTCCVRESAEQKIYGKIGECKRLKTLNPKLIVVITGCMAQKNREQLLKRAPHIDLILGTNNVHGLIEAIKKIEQTHEKVVAVFDQTETFDNVPVKRGSDLNAWVPIMYGCNNFCTYCIVPYVRGRERSRLPQDILTEITELGKKGFKEIMLLGQNVNSYGKDTALGLDFAGLLAEIDESNAVERIRYMTSHPRDMTKQVIDVIAKSRHICEHFHLPIQSGSDEILHRMNRGYNQESYRKIVHYIRKVLPHASLTTDLIVGFPGETEELFQETLDFVSEIKFDAAYTFLYSKRSGTPAATMEDQVPETIKKERLHRLMERQNEISLAINKKLEGQVVEVLAEGPSKNDDQTFTGRTRTNKIVLWHKDDDDKAGQFVHVMIEKAQTWVLKGNKQP, encoded by the coding sequence ATGACTGATTTTAATAAAACTAATGCGTCTCATGCAAAATCGGCGTTTATTATTACCTACGGGTGTCAAATGAATGAAGCCGATTCGGAAAAATTAATGGGGCAGCTGGAGAAATGTGGCTATATATCGGCACGAGCACTCGAAGAAGCCGATCTTATTTTAATTAATACTTGCTGTGTTCGTGAAAGTGCTGAGCAAAAAATTTATGGTAAAATTGGCGAATGCAAACGATTAAAGACACTTAATCCGAAGTTAATTGTCGTCATAACAGGCTGTATGGCCCAGAAAAATCGCGAGCAGCTCTTAAAACGGGCGCCCCATATTGACCTTATTTTAGGTACCAATAATGTTCATGGCCTTATTGAGGCGATAAAAAAAATTGAACAAACTCATGAAAAAGTTGTCGCTGTTTTTGATCAAACAGAAACATTTGATAATGTCCCTGTAAAGCGCGGCAGTGATTTAAACGCCTGGGTTCCTATTATGTATGGGTGCAATAATTTTTGCACCTACTGTATCGTTCCTTATGTGAGAGGCCGGGAACGCAGTCGTTTGCCGCAAGATATTTTAACAGAAATTACTGAACTAGGTAAAAAAGGTTTTAAAGAAATTATGTTGCTTGGGCAAAATGTCAATTCTTATGGCAAGGACACGGCCTTGGGTTTGGACTTTGCCGGACTTCTGGCAGAAATTGATGAGTCAAATGCCGTGGAACGCATTCGCTATATGACTTCTCATCCGCGCGATATGACAAAGCAAGTGATTGATGTTATTGCAAAGAGTCGTCACATTTGCGAACATTTTCACCTGCCTATTCAGTCTGGCAGCGATGAAATATTGCATCGGATGAATCGAGGTTACAATCAGGAAAGTTATCGTAAAATTGTTCATTATATTCGTAAGGTGTTACCTCATGCCAGTCTTACGACGGATCTCATTGTTGGCTTTCCTGGTGAAACAGAAGAATTATTTCAGGAAACACTGGATTTTGTTAGCGAAATTAAGTTTGATGCAGCTTACACTTTCCTTTATTCGAAACGTTCAGGAACCCCTGCGGCGACGATGGAGGATCAAGTACCTGAGACGATAAAAAAAGAACGCCTCCATCGCTTAATGGAAAGACAAAATGAAATTAGTTTGGCAATTAATAAAAAACTTGAAGGGCAGGTTGTTGAGGTGTTAGCAGAAGGCCCGAGTAAAAATGATGACCAAACTTTCACGGGACGTACGCGGACAAATAAAATTGTGTTGTGGCATAAAGATGACGACGATAAAGCCGGACAGTTTGTGCACGTCATGATCGAAAAAGCACAGACCTGGGTTTTGAAAGGAAACAAACAGCCATGA
- a CDS encoding PHP domain-containing protein, with the protein MKTADLHVHTTASDGRMPPQEILASAQVAGLTAIAITDHDTVDGLLSVLKTLEQTSTLEVIPGIEFSTDLPGHEVHILGYFIDPFHSELRIQLKYLIDDRIARARKIVDKLGRLGYFIDYDRVVQLARTATAIGRPHIARALVEKKYFSSVYDVFQSLLKTDGPAYVPHYKLEPQSVIKLIRSAGGLPVLAHPGLIQNDEIVKKILSYGIVGIEVYHPIHKPDAVKRYLAMAKEYHLCVTGGSDYHAIPERFPEQLGIYTIDYELVTKLRKKASNG; encoded by the coding sequence ATGAAAACGGCTGATCTTCATGTCCATACGACAGCATCCGATGGACGGATGCCGCCGCAGGAAATTCTTGCTTCGGCTCAAGTAGCAGGTCTCACGGCTATCGCCATTACAGACCATGATACAGTAGACGGCTTGTTAAGTGTTTTGAAGACACTTGAGCAAACTTCTACGTTGGAAGTCATTCCTGGCATTGAATTTAGTACGGATTTACCAGGTCATGAAGTGCATATTCTGGGTTATTTTATTGATCCTTTTCATTCCGAACTTAGAATACAACTTAAATATTTAATTGATGATCGCATTGCACGAGCTCGTAAGATAGTGGATAAACTGGGGCGACTTGGATATTTTATTGATTATGATCGTGTTGTTCAACTAGCAAGAACGGCAACAGCCATTGGACGACCTCATATTGCGCGGGCTCTTGTTGAAAAGAAATATTTTAGCTCAGTTTATGATGTTTTTCAAAGTTTACTCAAAACAGATGGTCCTGCTTACGTTCCACATTACAAACTCGAACCACAGTCTGTTATCAAACTTATTCGTTCGGCAGGGGGTTTACCTGTTTTAGCTCATCCGGGATTAATTCAGAATGATGAAATTGTCAAAAAAATTCTATCCTATGGTATCGTGGGTATTGAAGTTTATCATCCTATTCATAAACCTGATGCAGTGAAACGCTATTTGGCTATGGCAAAAGAATATCACCTATGTGTAACAGGTGGCTCGGATTATCATGCCATTCCAGAACGGTTTCCTGAGCAACTGGGGATTTATACGATTGACTATGAACTTGTAACAAAGTTACGGAAAAAAGCTTCAAATGGATGA
- a CDS encoding Asp23/Gls24 family envelope stress response protein has product MEVIALVGPSGTGKSHRALIVAHERNADTIIDDGLLIKDSKIVAGSSAKKERSKIQAVKRAIFMDAKHAKDVQEAITREKCKKILILGTSENMVNKIVHVLQLPPISTFIQIEDIATPAEIARARESRVKDGKHIIPVPTIELKPHFSGYLIDPLEIFFKKPRTKRHKLGEKSIVRPMFSYYGKLLISDAAISEIVHFIATQNTEITRTGQIQIKNSHDRETGISIALDVIMKYGKPIRPIIQTVQLRIKDVVEYMTGMKVKTINVEVKRLSID; this is encoded by the coding sequence ATGGAAGTAATCGCGTTAGTTGGGCCAAGTGGAACGGGTAAAAGTCATCGGGCTTTGATTGTGGCTCACGAACGCAATGCCGACACCATTATTGATGATGGACTGCTGATTAAAGATAGTAAAATTGTTGCCGGATCTTCAGCAAAAAAGGAACGAAGTAAAATTCAAGCTGTTAAACGAGCCATCTTTATGGATGCAAAACATGCCAAAGATGTACAGGAAGCTATTACACGAGAAAAATGTAAAAAAATTCTGATTTTAGGAACATCAGAAAACATGGTAAATAAAATTGTCCATGTTTTGCAGCTTCCCCCCATATCAACATTTATTCAAATAGAAGATATTGCTACACCGGCAGAAATTGCCCGTGCACGTGAAAGTCGCGTCAAAGATGGCAAACATATCATTCCTGTTCCTACAATTGAATTAAAACCGCATTTTTCTGGATATCTTATTGATCCATTGGAGATTTTTTTTAAAAAGCCCCGGACGAAACGTCACAAGCTTGGTGAAAAATCCATTGTGCGGCCGATGTTTAGTTATTATGGAAAATTATTGATTTCTGATGCAGCGATTTCTGAAATCGTTCATTTTATTGCGACGCAAAATACTGAAATCACTCGAACAGGACAAATTCAAATAAAAAATTCTCATGATAGAGAAACAGGCATATCCATTGCATTAGATGTGATAATGAAATATGGAAAACCGATCCGTCCAATCATCCAAACTGTACAACTGCGAATCAAAGATGTTGTTGAATATATGACAGGTATGAAAGTCAAAACAATCAATGTAGAGGTAAAGCGTCTCAGCATTGATTAA
- a CDS encoding regulatory protein RecX, with the protein MKSKPEMSAYSYGLRLLSFRGYSEAALIEKLSHAHYLEPEIESAIEKLKSYGFINDQELARAYFNKYVTSDKMGFYLIRAKLKQKKFTSEVVEECLSHYNHDEAFHQAFNLAKRHFSAAALQDKAKIIRYLTYRGFSSEVVQKTLTALNLTLI; encoded by the coding sequence TTGAAGAGTAAACCTGAAATGAGTGCCTATTCTTACGGATTACGCCTTTTGTCTTTTCGTGGCTATAGTGAAGCCGCTTTGATAGAAAAGTTAAGTCATGCCCATTATTTAGAGCCGGAAATCGAATCTGCGATTGAAAAACTGAAGAGCTATGGATTTATTAATGATCAGGAATTGGCAAGAGCTTATTTCAATAAATATGTTACAAGTGATAAAATGGGTTTTTATCTTATTCGTGCGAAACTTAAACAAAAGAAATTTACTTCAGAAGTGGTTGAAGAGTGCTTGAGTCACTATAATCATGATGAAGCTTTTCATCAAGCTTTCAACCTGGCAAAACGTCATTTTTCAGCTGCTGCCTTGCAGGATAAGGCGAAGATTATTCGCTATTTAACTTACCGGGGTTTTTCATCGGAAGTCGTTCAAAAAACACTCACAGCCCTTAACTTGACACTTATCTGA
- a CDS encoding DEAD/DEAH box helicase: protein MFGNIPLSKKLMSAVKEMGFEEPSPIQSQTIPLVLEGHDVIGQAQTGTGKTAAFGIPMIEKINETSRNIQGLVLTPTRELAIQVSEELARIGKFKRVRTLPIYGGQAIDRQIRSLHMGVHIVVGTPGRLLDHIRRNTIKLTNVKTLVMDEADEMLDMGFVDDIEAILEHVSKIERQTMLFSATMPKPILHLSERYMDNPVIVAISKEKLTVPLIDQVYYETREKLEGLCRVLDTETTGQLIIFCRTKRGVDDLVASLSGRGYMADGLHGDLSQAQRDRVMKKFRESKLEILIATDVAARGIDIDDITHVINYDIPQDPESYVHRIGRTGRAGRKGIAITFIQPREYRQLKLIERATKTRIVRRALPSPADILERQREFIKERLVQTIEQGEFADYHHIVSEVVQNYDPLDIAAAALKLSQEGYKEKEKPREDKANYRNTGAESGMVRLFFNVGKSQNIRPEDMVRTIASEADIPGSSIGVINIYEKFTFVEVPEDIAERVIAVMHRNTLKGYKVNVELARGR from the coding sequence ATGTTTGGTAATATTCCCTTAAGTAAAAAGTTGATGTCTGCTGTAAAAGAAATGGGTTTTGAAGAACCCTCACCCATTCAGAGTCAGACGATTCCGCTTGTTTTAGAAGGACATGACGTTATTGGTCAGGCCCAGACAGGAACAGGTAAAACAGCTGCTTTTGGTATTCCTATGATTGAAAAAATTAATGAGACAAGCCGTAATATTCAAGGCCTTGTGTTGACACCGACTCGTGAATTGGCTATCCAGGTATCGGAAGAATTAGCGCGTATCGGTAAATTTAAAAGAGTAAGAACTTTGCCTATTTATGGTGGTCAAGCTATTGACAGGCAGATTCGTTCTTTACATATGGGTGTTCATATTGTTGTGGGTACACCTGGACGACTGCTTGATCATATTCGCCGTAATACAATTAAACTTACCAATGTAAAAACACTTGTCATGGATGAGGCCGACGAAATGCTTGATATGGGGTTTGTCGATGATATTGAAGCTATTTTGGAGCATGTTTCTAAAATTGAACGACAAACCATGCTTTTTTCAGCTACCATGCCAAAACCTATTTTGCATTTGTCTGAGCGCTATATGGATAATCCCGTTATTGTCGCTATAAGTAAAGAAAAACTGACTGTACCCTTGATTGATCAGGTTTATTACGAGACACGTGAAAAATTAGAAGGTTTATGCCGTGTACTTGACACGGAAACGACGGGGCAGCTGATTATTTTCTGTCGCACAAAACGAGGTGTGGATGATCTTGTTGCTTCGTTATCTGGCCGTGGTTATATGGCAGATGGCCTCCATGGTGATTTAAGTCAGGCACAGCGTGACCGTGTCATGAAAAAGTTCCGTGAATCTAAATTGGAAATTTTGATCGCAACAGATGTTGCAGCACGTGGTATTGATATTGATGATATTACGCATGTTATTAATTATGATATTCCACAAGATCCGGAAAGCTATGTTCATCGTATTGGGAGAACAGGCCGTGCAGGCAGAAAGGGAATTGCCATTACCTTTATTCAGCCTCGTGAATATCGTCAATTAAAACTGATTGAAAGAGCCACGAAAACGCGCATTGTTCGTCGCGCATTGCCGTCACCAGCGGATATTTTAGAACGTCAAAGAGAATTTATAAAGGAACGGCTCGTTCAAACAATAGAACAAGGGGAATTTGCTGATTATCATCATATTGTTTCTGAAGTAGTACAGAACTATGATCCTCTTGATATAGCTGCTGCTGCGCTCAAGTTATCACAAGAAGGTTATAAAGAAAAAGAGAAACCTAGAGAAGACAAGGCTAATTATCGTAACACAGGCGCTGAATCAGGTATGGTTCGACTGTTTTTCAATGTAGGTAAGTCACAAAATATCCGTCCTGAAGACATGGTGCGAACCATTGCTAGTGAAGCCGATATTCCTGGCAGTTCAATTGGGGTTATTAATATTTATGAGAAGTTTACCTTTGTTGAAGTACCGGAAGACATTGCTGAACGCGTCATCGCGGTAATGCATAGAAACACATTAAAAGGCTACAAAGTGAATGTAGAATTGGCTAGAGGCCGTTAA
- a CDS encoding DUF3870 domain-containing protein, which produces MEKAHIKTVLFSGYAKLPTGITASEMYKVVGVILTIDVETGMIIEADCTLATRLARKHVASILVGHTLKNGPDPILHLVDKTYQGSAKKAIITAMRIIYDKYRGFQEGSIPSLLD; this is translated from the coding sequence ATGGAAAAAGCGCATATCAAAACAGTTTTGTTTTCAGGTTATGCCAAACTTCCAACAGGCATTACGGCCAGTGAAATGTATAAAGTCGTGGGGGTTATTTTAACGATTGATGTGGAAACAGGTATGATTATTGAAGCTGACTGTACACTTGCTACACGCCTTGCGCGGAAACATGTGGCAAGCATTTTAGTTGGACATACTTTAAAAAATGGACCCGATCCTATTTTACATTTAGTTGATAAAACTTATCAAGGTAGTGCGAAAAAAGCTATTATTACGGCTATGCGCATTATTTATGATAAATATCGTGGGTTTCAAGAAGGCAGTATTCCAAGTTTACTGGACTGA
- the rny gene encoding ribonuclease Y, protein MIIEILIAALIFAILGTGIGYMARKKIAEAKYASAEEAAQKLIEDAEKMGEAKKKEVLLEAKEDIHKLRSEVERESKERRNDLQRLERRLLQKEENLDRKMDSLEKKDEMLNRKENEIDKSREKINELYAKQLSELERVSGLSSEEAKKILLTNVEEEVRHETAIMIKEIQQQAKEDADKNAREIISLAIQRCAADHVAETTVSVVALPNDEMKGRIIGREGRNIRTLETLTGVDLIIDDTPEAVILSGFDPVRREVARIALEKLITDGRIHPARIEEMVEKAQKEVEQKIKEAGEQATFDTGVHGLHPEIIRLLGRLKYRTSYGQNVLKHSVEVSHLAGVMAAELGVDVMLAKRAGLLHDLGKAIDHEVEGPHVTIGADLAKKYRESAEVVNAIGAHHGDEEPTTVQAVLVAAADAVSAARPGARRETLESYLKRLTRLEEIAESFEGVEKSFAIQAGREVRIMVKPDKVDDLASIRLVRDIVKKIESELEYPGQIKVTVIRETRAVDYAK, encoded by the coding sequence ATTATAATTGAAATATTAATTGCCGCACTTATTTTCGCTATTTTAGGTACTGGTATTGGTTATATGGCGCGGAAAAAGATTGCTGAAGCGAAGTATGCCTCCGCAGAAGAAGCTGCGCAAAAGCTAATTGAAGATGCTGAGAAAATGGGCGAAGCTAAGAAAAAAGAAGTACTATTAGAAGCAAAAGAAGATATTCACAAACTCAGAAGTGAAGTAGAGCGAGAAAGCAAAGAACGCCGTAATGATTTACAACGATTAGAACGGCGATTGTTGCAGAAGGAAGAAAATCTGGACCGTAAGATGGATTCTCTGGAAAAGAAAGATGAAATGTTAAACCGTAAAGAGAATGAAATCGATAAAAGTCGAGAAAAGATAAATGAGTTGTACGCCAAACAACTTTCTGAACTAGAAAGAGTATCGGGACTGTCCTCTGAAGAAGCAAAAAAAATATTGCTTACTAATGTTGAAGAAGAAGTTCGACATGAAACCGCGATTATGATTAAAGAAATACAGCAGCAGGCGAAAGAAGATGCTGATAAAAATGCTCGGGAAATTATTTCTTTAGCTATTCAGCGTTGTGCTGCTGATCATGTTGCAGAAACAACTGTTTCTGTTGTTGCTTTACCTAATGATGAAATGAAAGGTCGGATTATCGGTCGGGAAGGTCGTAATATCCGTACTTTAGAAACGTTAACTGGTGTTGATTTAATTATTGATGATACGCCGGAAGCCGTTATTTTATCAGGATTTGATCCAGTTCGTCGTGAAGTGGCGCGTATTGCTCTCGAAAAGCTCATTACAGATGGACGTATTCATCCAGCTCGTATTGAGGAAATGGTTGAGAAGGCGCAAAAAGAAGTCGAACAGAAAATTAAAGAAGCTGGCGAACAGGCGACATTTGATACGGGAGTTCATGGGCTTCATCCAGAAATCATTCGTTTATTAGGACGCCTCAAATATCGGACAAGTTATGGACAAAATGTGTTAAAGCATTCTGTTGAAGTTTCTCACTTGGCGGGTGTTATGGCGGCTGAATTAGGCGTTGATGTGATGCTGGCTAAACGAGCGGGGTTGTTGCATGATTTAGGAAAAGCTATTGACCACGAAGTTGAAGGCCCTCATGTAACAATTGGTGCAGATTTAGCAAAAAAATATCGTGAGTCTGCTGAAGTAGTCAATGCGATTGGTGCTCACCATGGTGATGAAGAACCAACAACAGTACAGGCTGTACTTGTTGCTGCAGCAGATGCTGTATCGGCTGCTCGTCCTGGAGCCCGTCGTGAGACTTTGGAAAGTTATTTGAAACGGTTAACACGATTGGAAGAAATTGCTGAATCATTCGAAGGCGTGGAAAAATCTTTTGCCATTCAAGCTGGACGTGAAGTACGTATCATGGTAAAACCAGATAAGGTGGATGATTTAGCGTCAATTCGCTTAGTAAGAGATATTGTCAAAAAAATTGAAAGTGAACTTGAATATCCTGGCCAGATTAAAGTCACCGTTATTCGTGAAACGCGTGCTGTTGATTATGCCAAGTAA
- a CDS encoding leucyl aminopeptidase has protein sequence MKFEWISANITEILCDTLVILVSHDHTCLNELHFEKHQQVTGQIADILRDQPAQSGFGTTTTIYTLGQLRAKQILLIGCGDEKLSLDKWRALFAIAARQAKKLQSKSLCFVLPEDKEAICSKLIEAAVEGSLLGTYSFDDYHTKEKMSGNLETCLFTGLEKVDAFNEIVTRSKIVASSVNFSRDLVNQPACAMTPSILAQQAQDLASTYGCLKSTILDRKQMEELKMNALLAVAKGSNEPPKLIVLEYNGHSSSKEKIAFVGKGITFDSGGISLKPSKGMEEMKDDMAGGAAVLGAMRAIAQLKPKLNILAVVPCTENMPSGHACRPGDVISSMNGKTIEVVNTDAEGRLILADAVTYAKEQGATHLIDLATLTGACVVALGTVASGVFTNQADWCQKLLDAAEKSGEKLWKLPLFPEYKELIKSSIADMKNSGGRDAGAITAACFIAEFAEQTPWIHIDIAGTVESNKDCGYQVKGATGTGVRTLVQLAEELAYENG, from the coding sequence GTGAAATTTGAATGGATATCAGCCAATATTACTGAAATACTATGTGATACTTTAGTTATCTTGGTGTCACATGATCATACATGTCTGAATGAACTTCATTTTGAAAAACATCAGCAAGTGACAGGTCAAATAGCGGATATCTTACGTGACCAGCCCGCTCAAAGCGGTTTTGGAACGACTACGACGATTTATACACTGGGGCAGTTACGTGCCAAACAAATTCTACTTATTGGATGTGGCGATGAGAAACTTTCATTAGATAAATGGCGGGCTTTATTTGCTATTGCTGCCAGACAGGCAAAAAAATTACAATCTAAGTCACTATGTTTTGTTTTACCTGAAGATAAAGAGGCTATTTGTTCCAAGCTCATAGAAGCGGCTGTCGAAGGTAGCTTGCTTGGCACTTATTCTTTTGATGATTACCATACAAAGGAAAAAATGTCTGGCAATCTAGAAACTTGTTTGTTTACTGGTTTGGAGAAGGTAGATGCTTTCAACGAAATTGTTACAAGATCAAAAATAGTTGCCTCAAGTGTTAATTTTTCTCGTGATTTAGTCAATCAGCCAGCGTGTGCTATGACGCCTTCCATACTTGCTCAACAAGCACAAGACTTGGCCTCTACTTATGGTTGTTTAAAAAGTACAATTCTTGATCGAAAACAGATGGAAGAGCTAAAAATGAATGCGCTGTTAGCTGTAGCGAAAGGAAGCAATGAGCCGCCTAAGCTGATTGTCCTCGAATACAATGGTCATTCATCTAGTAAAGAAAAAATTGCTTTTGTCGGTAAAGGTATTACTTTTGATAGTGGTGGTATTTCTCTTAAACCAAGTAAGGGTATGGAAGAAATGAAGGATGATATGGCAGGTGGAGCGGCTGTACTAGGTGCCATGCGTGCCATTGCTCAGTTAAAACCCAAGCTCAATATTCTTGCGGTTGTGCCTTGTACGGAAAACATGCCATCAGGTCATGCGTGTCGACCAGGTGATGTTATTTCTTCGATGAATGGTAAAACCATTGAAGTTGTCAATACGGATGCTGAAGGGCGGTTGATTTTAGCGGATGCCGTGACTTACGCCAAAGAACAAGGAGCCACGCATTTAATTGATTTGGCTACGCTCACTGGGGCTTGCGTTGTTGCACTTGGAACGGTGGCATCAGGAGTCTTTACGAATCAAGCGGATTGGTGTCAAAAACTGCTTGATGCAGCAGAAAAATCGGGTGAGAAATTATGGAAGTTACCACTTTTTCCGGAATATAAAGAATTAATTAAAAGTTCCATTGCGGACATGAAAAATTCAGGTGGTCGCGATGCCGGTGCCATTACTGCCGCTTGCTTTATTGCAGAATTTGCTGAACAAACGCCCTGGATTCATATTGATATCGCAGGAACTGTTGAATCAAATAAAGATTGTGGCTACCAAGTAAAGGGGGCTACTGGGACGGGGGTTCGTACTTTAGTTCAATTAGCAGAGGAGTTGGCCTATGAAAACGGCTGA